The sequence TACTTAATAATTTCGTCTGATTGTTCGTTGTCTACTTTTGTTAAAGGATCTTCTAATAATATAATCTCTGGCTTGGAAAGAATACTTCTTGCAATAATTATTTTTTGTACAACAGATGAGTTTATTTGTTTTCCATCTGGAAATAAAGGAGTATCCAATCCTAAAGGTAATGATTTTATGAATTCGGTTAGTTTTACTTTTTCTAAAATAGAATTAATTTCGTTAATAGAAATACTCTGGTTTTTACAAATAATATTATCTAAAATAGTTCCTTCAAAGGTGCTATCGCTAGAAGTAACCAAGGCAGTTCTGGAACGATAATTTTCAATGTCTATTTTGTTGATATTAACATCGTTTATATAAAGTACTCCAGAAGTAGGATCTAATATTTTTCCTAATAATCGAACTAAAGTAGTTTTTCCAGAACCATTTTCTCCTTTAATGAGTAACCGTTCTTTGGGTTTAATAGTTAAGTTGATATTGTTTAAAATACAAACATCAGAATTAGGATATTTATAATGTAAATTTTTAGCTTCTATTGTAATTGGCTCATTATTATCGATCATGAAGTTTTGTTGATTGTTGTTTTTTTCAATTTCTAAATCGGCAACAGCTCCTAATTTTTCTAAAGAAGTTAAAACGTCATAAAATAACTCTAAACCACCAAATAATTTTTCTACTGCATTAATAATCGTTAAAATTATAATTTCGGCAGCAACAAACTGACCAATATTCATTTGTTGATTTAATACTAAAAGACCACCAACAATTAATAAACCTGCTGTAATTAAAGTTTTGAACCCAACTAGCTGAATGAATTGTCTTTTTAATATTTTAAAGTGTTTCTCTCTGTATTCTAAATAATCACTAACCAGCTCATCGTTTTTGTTTAATGAAAAATTAAATAAATTCTGATTTTTGAAGCTTAGATGGTTTCTAGCAATTTCTTGAATCCAATGTGCTACTTTATACTTGTATTTTGATTCTTTTAGACTAGTTTCTAATCCTTTTGAAAAATTGGCTTTAAAAATAAGATATAACAACCCAGAAAGAATAAAACCAAAAATAATAAAGAAAGAATGATATAAAGAAAGCAAAATCATTCCAAATAATATTTGAAGAATTGCTGTCGAAATGTCTAATAATAGTTTAGAGAAACCTTTTTGAACGGTTAAAGTATCAAAAAAGCGATTGGCTAATTCTGGAGGATATTGATTATAGAATTGATCGTGTTTGATTTTAGGAAAACGATATGCAAAATCAAAAGATGAGCGAACAAATATTTTTTGTTGCAGATTTTCTGTAATTCGATATTGCATGATTTTAAATATACCAACAAGAATTACACCGACCACTACCACAACGATAAGTATTACCCAAGAAGTTGAGGCTTTACCAGCTTGTAGAAAATTTATAATAGATTGAATTCCAAGAGGAAGCGTTAAACTAATTAATCCTCCAAAAAGCGCATAAAGAATAATTTGATAAATATCTCTTTTGTCTATCAATATTAAGTTTTTGAATCTTTCAAGTGGTTTCATACAAGTGTTTTTTTAATTAAATCAATATAGAAGTCTGATAGACAGTTTGAATTGGATAAATTTGTAATAGTTTTAAAATGATCTTTTAAATAATGCTGATGTAATGATCCTTCAACGATTGAAGATGCCAAAGTTTTACCAAATGGATATTCTGGGTTGATTTCTTCTATCATTGCAATTAATCGATTAATTACACTTTTATAGACTAAGAAAAAGCCTTTTTTATTTTCTTCATCGACTTCTTTTGTTAAAAATGTTTTTGTGAATTCGCAAATGATAATTTTGTTTAAGATTGATTCGTCAATGTGTCTTGTTGAAATGTCGTCTTTAACTTCTTCTGTAAGAATAATTATTGCTTTGTTTAGTTTCTCTACTGGATTTGAAATGTTAGCAGTTGCAAAAACTAATCGGTATTCTATCCAA is a genomic window of Flavobacterium jumunjinense containing:
- a CDS encoding peptidase domain-containing ABC transporter; this encodes MKPLERFKNLILIDKRDIYQIILYALFGGLISLTLPLGIQSIINFLQAGKASTSWVILIVVVVVGVILVGIFKIMQYRITENLQQKIFVRSSFDFAYRFPKIKHDQFYNQYPPELANRFFDTLTVQKGFSKLLLDISTAILQILFGMILLSLYHSFFIIFGFILSGLLYLIFKANFSKGLETSLKESKYKYKVAHWIQEIARNHLSFKNQNLFNFSLNKNDELVSDYLEYREKHFKILKRQFIQLVGFKTLITAGLLIVGGLLVLNQQMNIGQFVAAEIIILTIINAVEKLFGGLELFYDVLTSLEKLGAVADLEIEKNNNQQNFMIDNNEPITIEAKNLHYKYPNSDVCILNNINLTIKPKERLLIKGENGSGKTTLVRLLGKILDPTSGVLYINDVNINKIDIENYRSRTALVTSSDSTFEGTILDNIICKNQSISINEINSILEKVKLTEFIKSLPLGLDTPLFPDGKQINSSVVQKIIIARSILSKPEIILLEDPLTKVDNEQSDEIIKYLMDEKHPWTIVITNANKDWEKYATKTITLKNGQIT
- a CDS encoding TetR/AcrR family transcriptional regulator: MYTLLDNFKIKINEKFFVKDPETSDLGKKIIQNSIYLIHDIGFEAFTFKKLGEKISSNESSIYRYFESKHKILLYLSSWYWSWIEYRLVFATANISNPVEKLNKAIIILTEEVKDDISTRHIDESILNKIIICEFTKTFLTKEVDEENKKGFFLVYKSVINRLIAMIEEINPEYPFGKTLASSIVEGSLHQHYLKDHFKTITNLSNSNCLSDFYIDLIKKTLV